A DNA window from Myxococcota bacterium contains the following coding sequences:
- the mreC gene encoding rod shape-determining protein MreC — MIEIRSRVWLAGLVAVLVGVALINMVVDRRSLADGGREYSWWSGLVLDVAVPVQKMVALPFEFTRNTWQEYLSLVEVGRENEDLRTRLAAAEEENLQLREALVAGGRLQRIAEMRDEFEVPMLPTELVGLDASSWFRSALLDRGRSDGILSGMPLISEDGLVGLVTATSNHAAKGMLLLDRQSAVDAVVQRSRARGVVRGAGDELVFEFVGRESDVAAGDVLITSGLGGVYPKGLRIGTITEVDAAGAQLLREARVGSAVDFGRLEQVFVMLRRGPTMDLLYVTRGGDLAEPGLEDDS, encoded by the coding sequence ATGATCGAGATCCGTAGTCGCGTGTGGCTGGCTGGCCTGGTGGCCGTGCTGGTCGGAGTCGCGCTGATCAACATGGTGGTCGACCGGCGGTCCCTGGCGGACGGCGGGCGCGAGTACTCGTGGTGGAGCGGACTCGTCCTGGACGTGGCGGTGCCCGTCCAGAAGATGGTCGCGCTGCCCTTCGAGTTCACCCGGAACACCTGGCAGGAGTACCTCTCCCTGGTCGAAGTCGGCAGGGAAAACGAGGACTTACGGACGCGTCTGGCCGCTGCCGAGGAAGAGAACCTGCAGCTGCGCGAGGCCCTGGTGGCCGGCGGGCGGCTCCAGCGGATCGCCGAGATGCGGGACGAGTTCGAGGTCCCGATGCTCCCCACCGAGCTCGTGGGGCTGGATGCCTCGAGCTGGTTCCGCTCGGCGCTCCTCGACCGGGGTCGCAGTGACGGGATCCTCTCGGGGATGCCCCTGATCTCCGAGGACGGCCTGGTCGGTCTCGTGACCGCCACCTCGAACCACGCAGCCAAGGGCATGCTGCTCCTCGACCGCCAGAGCGCGGTCGACGCCGTCGTCCAGCGCTCCCGAGCCCGCGGGGTCGTGCGCGGGGCCGGTGACGAGCTGGTCTTCGAGTTCGTGGGCCGCGAGTCGGACGTCGCGGCCGGGGACGTGCTGATCACCTCGGGCCTGGGCGGTGTCTATCCCAAGGGGCTGCGGATCGGAACCATCACCGAGGTCGACGCGGCGGGCGCCCAGCTCTTGCGCGAAGCGCGGGTCGGTTCGGCCGTCGACTTCGGTCGACTCGAGCAGGTGTTCGTGATGCTGCGCCGCGGTCCGACCATGGACCTCCTCTACGTCACCCGGGGTGGTGATCTCGCCGAACCGGGACTCGAGGACGATTCGTGA
- a CDS encoding SIS domain-containing protein gives MSSSESRLALLRGAFESSAETKRATLASCEEALVAAADRVVGTFRHGRRLWAFGNGGSASDAQHLCAELAGRYVRERPALPATALTANTSDLTAIGNDYGFDQVFARLVEAHVGEGDVVIAISTSGNSPNVLAGVEAARARGASSIGLLGKGGGKLAPRVDVPVIVPSDVTARIQEVHITIAHALCELVDAELFPEAGA, from the coding sequence ATGAGTTCGAGCGAGTCACGCCTGGCGCTGCTGCGCGGAGCGTTCGAATCCAGCGCGGAGACGAAGCGCGCCACCCTGGCGTCGTGTGAGGAGGCCCTCGTCGCCGCCGCAGATCGCGTGGTCGGGACGTTTCGCCACGGCCGCCGTCTCTGGGCGTTCGGCAACGGCGGCTCCGCCTCGGACGCCCAGCACCTGTGTGCCGAGCTCGCCGGTCGTTACGTCCGCGAGCGCCCGGCCCTCCCGGCGACCGCACTGACCGCGAACACCTCGGATCTCACCGCGATCGGCAACGACTACGGCTTCGATCAGGTCTTTGCGCGGCTGGTCGAAGCCCATGTCGGCGAGGGCGACGTCGTGATCGCGATCTCCACTTCGGGGAACTCGCCGAACGTGCTCGCGGGGGTGGAAGCCGCCCGTGCGCGCGGCGCCAGCAGCATCGGGTTGCTCGGAAAGGGCGGTGGCAAGCTCGCCCCCCGCGTGGACGTCCCGGTGATCGTGCCCTCCGACGTCACTGCCCGGATCCAGGAAGTGCACATCACGATCGCCCACGCGCTCTGCGAGCTCGTCGACGCCGAGCTGTTCCCGGAGGCCGGCGCTTGA
- the rodA gene encoding rod shape-determining protein RodA yields the protein MLGIDRRSVQNFDWTLLFLIGLLTLAGMVNLASATAGGEVMSSEFRRQLFSLGLGASVAIAFATIDYRHFERLALPAFAVAAGALVLTLVIAEVTRGSQSWLFGGRVQPSELAKVALVLALARYFQRYPPGQTTRLRDLLWPAAIIAVPVGLIVAQRDMGVALLTLLIGSTYLFLVKIPWRAWLGVGALAIAALAALWSFGLADYQKERILGVVDPGRDRLGSGYQVSQSRIAIGSGGLFGAGYQEGTQTQLRFLPTQHTDFAFSVLAEEWGFLGSCLTLGLYLSLLIWGLVVARNSKDDFGSLLAIGVVGCLFWPAALNVAMVLGLAPVIGVPLPLFSYGGSALVVTFALLGLLMNVSMRRYVF from the coding sequence ATGCTGGGCATTGATCGACGCTCGGTCCAGAACTTCGACTGGACGCTGCTCTTTCTGATCGGCCTCTTGACCCTCGCCGGCATGGTCAACCTCGCCTCGGCCACGGCCGGGGGCGAGGTCATGTCGAGCGAGTTCCGCCGCCAGCTCTTCTCGCTGGGGCTCGGCGCGAGCGTTGCCATCGCGTTCGCGACCATCGACTACCGGCACTTCGAGCGGTTGGCCTTGCCGGCGTTCGCGGTGGCTGCCGGGGCGCTCGTCCTCACGCTCGTGATCGCCGAGGTGACGCGCGGCTCCCAGAGTTGGCTCTTCGGCGGGCGCGTGCAGCCGTCCGAGTTGGCGAAGGTGGCGCTGGTGCTGGCCCTCGCTCGCTACTTCCAGCGCTACCCGCCCGGGCAGACCACGCGACTGCGCGATCTCTTGTGGCCGGCCGCGATCATCGCGGTACCGGTGGGGTTGATCGTGGCCCAGCGCGACATGGGCGTGGCGCTGCTGACGCTCCTGATCGGGAGTACCTACCTCTTCCTCGTGAAGATCCCCTGGCGCGCGTGGCTCGGCGTCGGCGCGCTCGCGATCGCCGCGTTGGCCGCGCTCTGGAGCTTCGGTCTGGCCGACTATCAGAAGGAGCGGATCCTGGGCGTCGTCGATCCGGGTCGCGACCGGCTCGGTTCGGGCTACCAGGTCAGTCAGTCACGCATCGCGATCGGCTCCGGAGGACTCTTCGGCGCGGGCTACCAGGAGGGGACGCAGACCCAGCTCCGCTTCCTGCCCACCCAGCACACCGACTTCGCCTTCTCGGTGTTGGCCGAAGAGTGGGGCTTCCTGGGCAGCTGTCTGACCCTCGGGCTCTACCTGAGTCTGTTGATCTGGGGGCTCGTGGTCGCGCGGAACTCGAAAGACGACTTCGGTTCGCTATTGGCCATTGGAGTGGTGGGCTGTCTCTTCTGGCCAGCGGCGCTAAATGTCGCGATGGTGCTCGGGCTCGCACCCGTGATCGGCGTACCCTTGCCACTGTTCTCCTACGGCGGGTCGGCACTCGTCGTGACCTTCGCACTCCTGGGCTTGCTCATGAACGTGTCGATGCGTCGCTACGTCTTCTAG
- the mrdA gene encoding penicillin-binding protein 2 translates to MIGGDGRLGSGGDVEIGRRIPLIATFMILVFGVFFARLFQLQVIQTDDLRLRSERNSVRTLRLEAPRGDILDRDGRVLATTRPAFGVQVIPHDVHEPDVVYPVIARLLDRTESEVRDVVGQPRGRKRFQPVRLAGDLSYDELARVESHLYALSGVVTDLRPRRDYVGQHLAAHLMGYIGEIQGSQLATRDFADYRQGEVIGQSGVERTQQAALRGRAGGRNQIVDVAGRVVGIIDEIEPVPGGSVQLTLDLDLQQAAEAAFLPDVLGEPDKIGAVVAMDVHSGDVLAMVSKPSFDPNAFAGGIDAESWKHLTTDRWKPLQNRAISGQYPPGSTYKAFVVAAGLEEGLIEPKRKVFCPGSFRMHGRTYRCWKRAGHGWVDMRDALAKSCDVYFYNLGVELGVDRLAFFARGFNLGRKTGMRLPQEMPGLVPTSAWKERRFKERWVPGETVSTSIGQGFNLTTPLQVAVSYAAIANGGKLVRPRLILRVADSDGRLVDGPSPEATGTVPVAPEYLALVRDALTAVVEEPGGTGGRARVAGVKVAGKTGTSQVVGLKHTEGLEEDEIAFELRDHAWFVGFAPADAPEIVVSAIVEHGGSGGTAAGPVVQKVLARYFEKRAVQQVPAEVAWFEVPHAGH, encoded by the coding sequence GTGATCGGTGGCGACGGTCGACTCGGGAGCGGCGGGGACGTCGAGATCGGGCGTCGCATCCCGCTCATCGCGACGTTCATGATCCTGGTCTTCGGCGTCTTCTTCGCCCGCCTCTTTCAGCTCCAGGTGATCCAGACCGACGATCTGCGTTTGCGGTCGGAACGCAACTCGGTCCGTACGCTGCGCCTCGAAGCGCCGCGCGGCGACATCCTGGACCGCGACGGTCGTGTCCTCGCAACCACGCGCCCCGCATTCGGCGTGCAGGTGATTCCGCACGACGTACACGAGCCCGACGTCGTGTATCCCGTGATCGCACGTCTCCTCGATCGCACCGAATCCGAAGTGCGCGACGTCGTCGGTCAGCCGCGTGGGCGCAAGCGCTTCCAACCCGTTCGGCTTGCCGGTGATCTCTCCTACGACGAGCTCGCGCGGGTCGAGTCGCATCTCTATGCGCTGTCGGGCGTCGTGACCGATCTGCGGCCGCGGCGCGACTACGTCGGGCAGCATCTGGCCGCTCACCTGATGGGCTACATCGGCGAGATCCAAGGCTCCCAGCTCGCCACCCGCGACTTCGCCGACTACCGCCAGGGCGAAGTGATCGGGCAGTCGGGCGTCGAGCGCACCCAGCAGGCGGCGCTCCGCGGTCGTGCCGGGGGCCGCAATCAGATCGTCGACGTCGCCGGGCGCGTGGTCGGGATCATCGATGAGATCGAGCCGGTGCCGGGCGGCAGTGTCCAGCTCACCCTCGACCTCGACCTGCAACAGGCGGCCGAGGCCGCGTTCCTGCCCGACGTCCTGGGCGAGCCCGACAAGATCGGAGCGGTCGTCGCTATGGACGTCCACAGCGGTGACGTGCTCGCGATGGTGTCGAAGCCGTCCTTCGACCCGAACGCGTTCGCCGGCGGCATCGACGCCGAGAGCTGGAAGCACCTGACGACGGACCGCTGGAAGCCGCTCCAGAACCGGGCGATCTCCGGCCAGTACCCGCCGGGCTCCACCTACAAGGCGTTCGTGGTGGCGGCCGGTCTCGAAGAAGGCCTGATCGAGCCGAAGCGGAAGGTGTTCTGTCCGGGCTCCTTCCGGATGCACGGTCGCACCTACCGCTGCTGGAAGCGGGCCGGACACGGTTGGGTCGACATGCGCGACGCTCTCGCGAAGTCGTGCGACGTCTACTTCTACAACCTGGGCGTCGAACTCGGCGTGGATCGTCTGGCCTTCTTCGCGCGGGGCTTCAATCTCGGCCGCAAGACGGGGATGCGCTTGCCTCAGGAGATGCCGGGCCTCGTCCCCACGAGCGCCTGGAAGGAGCGGCGCTTCAAGGAGCGCTGGGTGCCGGGTGAGACCGTCTCGACGTCCATCGGGCAGGGCTTCAACCTGACGACGCCGCTCCAGGTGGCCGTCTCCTACGCGGCCATCGCCAACGGCGGGAAGCTGGTGCGCCCGCGCTTGATCCTGCGCGTCGCCGACAGCGACGGACGCCTCGTGGATGGTCCGTCGCCCGAAGCGACGGGCACGGTCCCGGTCGCGCCCGAATACCTGGCGCTCGTCCGCGACGCGCTGACCGCGGTGGTCGAAGAGCCGGGCGGCACGGGCGGGCGCGCGCGCGTGGCCGGCGTAAAGGTGGCTGGGAAGACCGGGACTTCACAGGTGGTCGGCCTGAAGCACACCGAGGGGCTCGAAGAGGACGAGATCGCCTTCGAGCTCCGCGACCACGCCTGGTTCGTGGGCTTTGCGCCCGCCGACGCCCCGGAGATCGTCGTCTCGGCGATCGTCGAGCACGGCGGATCCGGCGGGACGGCGGCCGGGCCGGTCGTCCAGAAGGTGTTGGCGCGCTACTTCGAGAAGCGCGCGGTGCAGCAGGTGCCCGCCGAGGTGGCCTGGTTCGAGGTGCCCCATGCTGGGCATTGA
- the mreD gene encoding rod shape-determining protein MreD, producing the protein MKRGAALAVLVFLLPVLQTGLALFVPDALRPDLSLLTVLGLALCWRNTATGLVMTAAVGFTVDLFSGGLLGQHALLYLVAFLAARTLSLHVNLVGAIPQMCFAAGLTVVTMLGLIGLTSFFTAGSAGSWQLDALGLHALVNAFAAPFVTAIVGVMTAWIGGEEGARRTLRLEPRGWAA; encoded by the coding sequence GTGAAACGCGGAGCGGCCCTGGCCGTTCTCGTCTTCCTGCTTCCCGTGCTCCAGACCGGCCTGGCGCTCTTCGTGCCCGACGCCCTGCGACCCGACTTGAGCCTGCTCACGGTGCTGGGGCTGGCCCTGTGCTGGCGCAACACCGCGACCGGTCTGGTGATGACGGCCGCGGTCGGTTTCACCGTCGATCTCTTCTCGGGCGGACTGCTGGGGCAGCACGCACTGCTCTACCTGGTCGCGTTCCTGGCGGCGCGCACCCTCTCGCTCCACGTGAATCTGGTCGGAGCGATCCCGCAGATGTGCTTCGCCGCCGGGCTGACCGTCGTCACCATGCTCGGCCTGATCGGTCTGACCTCGTTCTTCACGGCGGGGTCGGCGGGATCCTGGCAACTCGATGCACTCGGCCTGCACGCCCTGGTCAACGCGTTCGCGGCGCCCTTCGTGACCGCGATCGTGGGTGTCATGACGGCTTGGATCGGCGGTGAGGAAGGCGCGCGCCGCACGCTCCGGCTCGAGCCGCGGGGGTGGGCGGCGTGA
- a CDS encoding HAD family hydrolase, protein MAADRDRRRPKVGAFFDMDKTLIAENSGTLFMKRRYEKGEITRIDLLKGLGVYLQYKLGVLDLRAWSSQMMLQFKGESEAALAAEALEWFEDAVAPTLYPEAEDLVRKHQEAGHVVAIVSGATKFVVGPLAERLGIAHLIYTRLEVEDGIFTGRVIEPICFEEGKVYWVQQLIESEGIDLAKSYFYTDSITDRPLMDLVAHPVAVNPDPMLYREARRRSWPVRIFTPPA, encoded by the coding sequence ATGGCAGCGGATCGTGACCGTCGGCGCCCGAAGGTGGGCGCCTTCTTCGACATGGACAAAACGCTGATCGCCGAGAACTCGGGGACGCTGTTCATGAAGCGTCGCTACGAGAAGGGCGAGATCACCCGCATCGATCTCTTGAAGGGGCTCGGCGTCTATCTGCAGTACAAACTCGGCGTACTCGATCTGCGCGCCTGGTCGAGTCAGATGATGCTGCAGTTCAAGGGCGAGAGCGAAGCCGCGCTCGCCGCGGAAGCGCTCGAGTGGTTCGAAGACGCGGTCGCGCCCACGCTCTACCCGGAAGCCGAAGATCTGGTGCGAAAGCACCAGGAGGCGGGACACGTCGTGGCCATCGTCTCGGGCGCCACGAAGTTCGTCGTAGGGCCGCTGGCCGAGCGGCTCGGCATCGCGCACCTCATCTATACGCGACTCGAGGTCGAGGACGGCATCTTCACGGGACGCGTGATCGAGCCCATCTGTTTCGAAGAGGGCAAGGTCTACTGGGTCCAGCAGCTGATCGAGTCCGAGGGCATCGACCTGGCGAAGTCCTACTTCTATACGGACTCGATCACGGACCGCCCCTTGATGGACCTGGTGGCCCACCCGGTCGCCGTGAACCCGGACCCGATGCTCTATCGCGAGGCGCGCCGCCGCTCCTGGCCCGTGCGCATCTTCACGCCCCCGGCCTGA
- the ccsA gene encoding cytochrome c biogenesis protein CcsA, whose protein sequence is MVVTLQYLTAALYAAAGLVGWAGFARSQERLAHVAVAALGFGAVCHGLSFSLLHTLDPPPPLTHLPSALSFMAWVGTVGFLWLVWRARLAGLVVLVAPMSWVGVLPVLLAGPVGEGAAVTSSGSLPHLHVLLSSAGLALLGLSGLAGVLFLLEHGRLKRKRPVAHQSPWPSLEALDRAGAVAVAAGFPVLTAGVVTGALWLHADRSVYFSGSPHEVFCLIGWALFGVLASLRFGVRIPARQCARVAVACFACLCCAVVGTELFA, encoded by the coding sequence ATGGTGGTCACGCTCCAATATTTGACTGCGGCTCTCTACGCGGCGGCTGGCCTCGTGGGCTGGGCCGGGTTCGCGCGTAGCCAGGAGCGCCTCGCCCACGTCGCGGTCGCGGCCCTTGGGTTCGGGGCCGTCTGCCACGGGCTGAGCTTCTCGCTGCTCCACACGCTCGACCCACCCCCGCCACTGACCCATCTGCCCAGTGCCCTGTCCTTCATGGCCTGGGTAGGGACCGTGGGCTTCCTGTGGCTGGTCTGGAGGGCCCGTCTGGCGGGTCTGGTGGTCCTGGTCGCCCCCATGTCCTGGGTCGGGGTGTTGCCGGTCCTGCTGGCGGGTCCAGTCGGGGAGGGCGCGGCGGTCACCAGCAGCGGTTCGCTGCCCCACCTGCACGTGCTGCTCTCGAGCGCCGGGCTGGCGCTGCTCGGCTTGTCGGGCCTGGCGGGGGTGCTCTTCTTGCTGGAGCACGGTCGCTTGAAGCGGAAGCGGCCCGTTGCGCATCAGTCGCCGTGGCCGTCCCTCGAGGCCCTCGATCGTGCGGGGGCCGTAGCGGTGGCGGCCGGGTTCCCCGTGCTCACGGCCGGGGTGGTGACCGGCGCGCTGTGGCTGCACGCCGACCGGTCCGTCTACTTCAGCGGCAGCCCCCACGAAGTCTTCTGCCTGATCGGCTGGGCGCTGTTCGGGGTGCTGGCGTCTCTGCGGTTCGGCGTCCGCATCCCGGCGCGCCAGTGCGCCCGCGTGGCGGTCGCCTGCTTCGCCTGCCTGTGCTGCGCCGTGGTAGGCACGGAGCTCTTCGCATGA
- a CDS encoding macro domain-containing protein has translation MSGRLTLCEGDITAQDVDAIVNAANSALQLGSGVAGAIRERGGPSIQEECDRHGPIEVGEAALTGAGELPARHVIHAAGMPPGGAADEDSVRACARASFQLAAAQGLRSLAVPAIGAGVGGFAPQRCAEVLLEEARAHLAGETSVEEIRFVLFGEPMYRVFEGAKDAIAVREQMARMRARAGKS, from the coding sequence TTGAGCGGCCGCCTGACCCTGTGTGAGGGCGACATCACCGCCCAGGACGTCGACGCGATCGTGAACGCCGCCAACAGCGCACTCCAGCTCGGCAGCGGAGTGGCGGGTGCGATTCGCGAGCGGGGCGGTCCGTCCATTCAAGAGGAGTGCGACCGCCACGGACCGATCGAAGTCGGCGAGGCCGCGCTCACAGGTGCCGGCGAGCTGCCGGCGCGTCACGTGATCCATGCGGCCGGGATGCCGCCGGGTGGGGCGGCGGACGAGGACTCGGTGCGGGCCTGCGCACGCGCCAGCTTCCAGCTCGCGGCTGCGCAGGGCCTCCGCAGCCTGGCGGTGCCTGCGATCGGTGCGGGCGTCGGCGGGTTCGCGCCCCAGCGCTGTGCCGAGGTGCTCCTCGAAGAGGCGCGCGCGCACCTGGCCGGGGAGACCTCCGTCGAGGAGATCCGCTTCGTTCTCTTCGGAGAGCCGATGTACCGCGTCTTCGAGGGCGCCAAGGACGCCATCGCGGTGCGGGAGCAGATGGCCCGCATGCGGGCCCGCGCGGGCAAGAGCTAG
- the trxA gene encoding thioredoxin: MANVQEITDQTFEAEVLNSDKPAIIDFWAEWCAPCRQIAPIISELAAEYGDKVKIVKMDIDANPNTPGSFNVRAIPTILAFKDGQVVQQVQGARPKADFQKMVEELIA; the protein is encoded by the coding sequence ATGGCCAACGTTCAAGAGATCACCGACCAGACGTTCGAAGCGGAGGTCTTGAATTCCGACAAGCCCGCGATCATCGACTTCTGGGCCGAGTGGTGCGCGCCGTGTCGTCAGATCGCTCCGATCATTTCCGAGCTCGCCGCCGAGTACGGGGACAAGGTGAAGATCGTCAAGATGGACATCGACGCCAACCCGAACACGCCCGGCAGCTTCAACGTGCGGGCGATTCCGACCATCCTCGCCTTCAAGGACGGCCAGGTCGTCCAGCAGGTGCAGGGAGCCCGGCCGAAGGCCGACTTCCAGAAGATGGTGGAAGAGCTGATCGCCTAG
- a CDS encoding patatin-like phospholipase family protein, which yields MVHGGRTAACILAMVALAGAASAEERPRIGLVLGGGGARGLAHIGVIETLESLQIPIDFIAGTSMGAVVGGLYASGLSPAELRSAVLETDWADVFEDSTRRQHLTFRRKQDDRNFLAKARLGIRDGEIAFPRGLLEGQKLNLLLRILTLHVTERDFDALRIPFRAVATDIASGEVVILREGDLPRAIRASMAIPGVFEPVDVDQRVLVDGLVAMNLPVAPVRDADVDVVIAVDVGTPIDPDVAPEDLFGIADQVVNILTRRNTDEQIALLGDDDVFIRPDLEGFATVDFERGEEGIARGLAAAEAQRAALARLSVGDETWRAYLTRQRREPTPPPRIDAIRIENTSPIADEVIAARIHAEVGAPLALGPLERDLALLYGMETFERVTFHLEPRGDGAVLVIDAEPRHSGPHYVRAGVNLEEDFDTSTAWNIALNHTWNPLNRLGGEWRNQGQVGSTQSVTSEFYQPLDWAGRWFVAPRAAFERTPRNVFASGRQIGEVRITGGEARLDVGRNLGNWAELRVGIVRGLAQIHRESGALGFRTFDLDRGAYLAELSIDTLDLPYFPENGVFANGVFRLERDHLGSDTEYESFEGTAGFFQTWGKNTIGGLVEVGTTLDEPLPIPDQFTLGGFLDLSGFARSELVGQHRASAAVLAYRKVAAPGVLSFTFPLYLGGSLEAGGVWDRRGEFGNQPILAGSVFAGADTPLGPLYLAYGQAEGGNGAVYLFLGATF from the coding sequence ATGGTCCACGGCGGCCGAACGGCTGCGTGCATCCTCGCGATGGTGGCGCTCGCGGGGGCAGCCAGCGCCGAGGAGCGCCCTCGGATCGGTCTGGTGCTCGGCGGCGGCGGGGCCCGCGGGCTCGCCCACATCGGGGTCATCGAAACCCTCGAGTCGCTGCAGATCCCGATCGACTTCATTGCGGGAACCAGCATGGGTGCGGTCGTGGGCGGGCTGTACGCGTCCGGACTCTCGCCGGCCGAGCTGCGAAGCGCCGTGCTCGAAACCGACTGGGCCGACGTCTTCGAAGACTCCACCCGCCGACAGCACCTCACGTTTCGCCGGAAGCAGGACGACCGGAACTTTCTCGCGAAGGCGCGACTGGGAATCCGCGACGGCGAGATCGCCTTCCCGCGCGGACTGCTCGAGGGACAGAAGCTCAACCTGCTCCTGCGCATCCTCACCCTGCACGTGACCGAGCGCGACTTCGACGCGCTGCGCATTCCGTTCCGCGCGGTAGCGACCGACATCGCCTCGGGCGAGGTCGTCATCCTGCGCGAAGGCGACCTGCCCCGTGCGATCCGAGCGAGCATGGCGATTCCCGGCGTCTTCGAGCCGGTGGACGTCGACCAGCGGGTCCTCGTCGATGGCCTCGTGGCGATGAATCTCCCCGTCGCCCCTGTTCGGGACGCGGACGTCGACGTGGTGATCGCCGTCGACGTCGGCACACCGATCGATCCCGACGTGGCCCCCGAGGATCTCTTCGGGATCGCCGACCAGGTGGTGAACATCCTCACGCGTCGCAACACCGACGAGCAGATCGCGCTGCTGGGCGACGACGACGTGTTCATCCGTCCCGACCTCGAAGGGTTCGCGACGGTCGACTTCGAGCGCGGCGAGGAGGGCATCGCGCGCGGGCTCGCCGCGGCCGAAGCACAGCGGGCTGCGCTTGCGCGGCTCTCGGTCGGCGACGAGACCTGGCGCGCGTACCTTACGCGGCAACGGCGCGAGCCCACCCCTCCCCCGCGCATCGATGCGATCCGCATCGAGAACACCTCACCGATCGCCGACGAGGTCATCGCTGCGCGCATCCACGCCGAGGTCGGCGCTCCCCTCGCGCTCGGGCCGCTCGAACGCGACCTCGCCCTGCTCTACGGCATGGAGACCTTCGAGCGCGTCACCTTCCACCTCGAGCCCCGCGGCGACGGCGCCGTGCTCGTGATCGACGCCGAGCCCCGGCATTCGGGGCCGCACTACGTGCGCGCGGGCGTCAACCTCGAGGAAGACTTCGACACCTCCACCGCCTGGAACATCGCGCTGAACCACACCTGGAACCCGCTGAACCGCCTGGGTGGCGAGTGGCGCAACCAGGGGCAGGTCGGCAGCACCCAGAGCGTGACGAGCGAGTTCTACCAGCCCCTCGATTGGGCCGGGCGCTGGTTCGTGGCACCACGCGCCGCCTTCGAGCGAACGCCCCGGAACGTGTTCGCCTCCGGTCGGCAGATCGGTGAGGTGCGCATCACCGGCGGGGAGGCGCGGCTCGACGTCGGTCGCAACCTGGGCAACTGGGCGGAGCTGCGAGTCGGCATCGTCCGGGGCCTGGCACAGATCCACCGCGAATCCGGCGCTCTGGGGTTCCGGACCTTCGACCTCGACCGGGGCGCGTACCTGGCCGAGCTCAGCATCGACACCCTCGATCTGCCCTACTTCCCCGAGAACGGGGTGTTCGCCAACGGGGTGTTCCGACTCGAGCGCGATCACCTCGGCTCGGACACGGAGTACGAATCCTTCGAGGGCACCGCCGGCTTCTTCCAGACCTGGGGGAAGAACACCATCGGCGGGCTCGTCGAGGTAGGAACGACGCTCGACGAACCGCTTCCCATCCCCGACCAGTTCACCCTCGGCGGCTTCCTCGACCTCAGCGGCTTTGCCCGCAGCGAACTCGTCGGTCAGCACCGGGCATCCGCTGCGGTGCTCGCCTACCGGAAGGTCGCCGCCCCAGGCGTGCTGAGCTTCACCTTTCCGCTCTATCTGGGCGGGTCGCTCGAAGCGGGCGGGGTCTGGGATCGGCGCGGCGAGTTCGGGAACCAGCCGATCCTGGCGGGCAGTGTCTTCGCGGGAGCCGACACGCCGCTGGGTCCACTCTATCTCGCGTACGGTCAGGCCGAGGGCGGCAACGGCGCGGTGTACCTGTTCCTGGGCGCCACCTTCTGA